A section of the Methanococcoides sp. LMO-2 genome encodes:
- the hisH gene encoding imidazole glycerol phosphate synthase subunit HisH, producing the protein MKKIVIIDYGLGNLRSVQKGLEHAGAEVTISKDPADLESADGVILPGVGAFSDAMKNIVPFLDSIHSYVESGKPVLGICLGQQMLMSHSVEGGFTDGLDLVPGKVERFPHSDLKVPHMGWNRLTIEQDHPFYKDIEDGAFVYFVHSYYVDTDDSHTLASCDYGVKFAASVVNSQGNVIGTQFHPEKSGDIGLKMLRNFVDMC; encoded by the coding sequence ATGAAAAAGATAGTGATAATTGACTATGGGCTTGGCAACCTCCGTAGTGTCCAGAAGGGGCTGGAACACGCAGGTGCAGAAGTGACCATTTCAAAGGACCCTGCTGACCTTGAAAGTGCGGATGGTGTTATCCTTCCGGGCGTGGGTGCCTTTTCCGATGCAATGAAGAACATTGTTCCTTTCCTTGATTCAATACACAGTTACGTGGAGTCCGGAAAACCTGTACTTGGAATTTGCCTTGGGCAGCAGATGCTCATGAGCCATTCAGTAGAAGGCGGGTTCACAGACGGACTTGACCTGGTTCCCGGTAAAGTTGAACGCTTCCCGCACAGCGATCTGAAGGTTCCGCACATGGGATGGAACAGGCTTACCATCGAGCAGGACCATCCGTTCTATAAGGACATAGAAGATGGTGCGTTCGTTTATTTCGTACATTCATATTATGTGGATACTGACGATTCACACACCCTTGCTTCATGTGACTATGGTGTGAAGTTCGCAGCATCGGTTGTCAACTCACAGGGCAACGTCATCGGAACACAGTTCCATCCTGAAAAAAGTGGTGATATCGGCCTGAAGATGCTCAGGAACTTTGTCGATATGTGCTGA
- a CDS encoding carboxypeptidase regulatory-like domain-containing protein, translating into MKNARRIFNDERAIELPINIVVMLVVGMVALAALIAIIPPPTKNMAVNIDEAGLQGTALSAGNTIVVDAVTAQNPLTVVVRITATDPDGNPVRNANAVLRGLGGVASNTTDINGETTLITTAAQVEMGANQNEGTMDLTIAADGFYDYEKKDAVMVIKTK; encoded by the coding sequence ATGAAAAACGCGAGAAGAATCTTTAATGATGAAAGGGCGATAGAGCTACCCATCAACATCGTGGTGATGCTGGTTGTCGGAATGGTCGCACTGGCAGCACTCATCGCGATAATCCCGCCACCCACAAAGAACATGGCCGTTAATATCGATGAAGCAGGCCTTCAGGGAACTGCCCTGAGTGCAGGAAACACTATTGTGGTGGATGCGGTAACCGCACAGAACCCGCTGACAGTCGTGGTCAGGATCACTGCAACCGACCCTGACGGAAATCCTGTCCGTAACGCGAACGCTGTTCTGCGAGGTCTTGGTGGAGTGGCAAGCAATACCACTGACATCAACGGTGAAACCACGCTGATCACCACCGCTGCACAGGTGGAAATGGGTGCCAACCAGAACGAAGGTACAATGGACCTTACGATCGCAGCCGATGGTTTCTACGATTACGAGAAGAAAGATGCAGTGATGGTCATCAAGACAAAGTGA
- a CDS encoding carboxypeptidase regulatory-like domain-containing protein yields MVVLTIIGMIGFAVIVSAIVNAPTAPRPMYATPDVTSITLSGNNSSTGPIGITVSNFDGEPVGGCNVVLRDPSGNVASGGLTDSSGQVLMQLNNISLPVGKHEGYVTIKAMADGYLDHDDDHFVKIIRQ; encoded by the coding sequence ATGGTCGTCCTGACAATAATAGGGATGATCGGCTTTGCGGTGATCGTGTCGGCAATCGTCAATGCACCCACTGCACCAAGGCCGATGTATGCCACTCCTGACGTGACGAGCATAACATTATCAGGCAATAACTCAAGTACCGGGCCTATCGGGATCACCGTCTCCAACTTTGACGGGGAGCCTGTGGGTGGGTGCAATGTCGTGCTGAGAGACCCTTCCGGCAACGTTGCTTCCGGAGGACTAACCGATAGCTCAGGGCAGGTGCTGATGCAGCTTAACAACATCTCGCTACCTGTGGGAAAGCATGAGGGATACGTAACCATCAAAGCAATGGCTGACGGCTATCTCGACCACGATGACGATCACTTTGTGAAGATCATCCGTCAATGA
- a CDS encoding UDP-glucose/GDP-mannose dehydrogenase family protein, which yields MKVSIIGSGYVGSVSAACFAELGHEVICIDIDERKVQMINDGIPPIWEEGLGDLMKKHAEKNLIATSDYDYAVQNSDVSFICVGTPSNEHGNIDLSIVGHACKSLGMAMAKKDGFHIVVVKSTVVPETTEEIVLPLLEEHSGKVAGKDFGVAMNPEFLREGKAVYDFMNPDKIVVGSIDERTGALVAELYRDLDCEVTRTTPRTAEMIKYVNNSFLATKISFSNEIGNICKRLGIDTYEVMKAVGADFRISEYFLNSGAGFGGSCFPKDVRALIGKAKEIDYYPSLLESVIEVNELQPLQMVELLEKHAVDVKGKRVAVLGLAFKNQTDDIRESRSIPVIRKLLELGADVAAYDPMATDNMKGLIENIKYCDSAAEALKGAVACLVMTEWDEFRELGPEFEAMKNKVVIDGRKMIDPENLKEDIVYEGLCW from the coding sequence ATGAAGGTATCAATTATTGGATCAGGTTATGTTGGTTCAGTTTCTGCGGCTTGTTTTGCAGAGCTAGGGCATGAAGTGATATGTATCGATATTGATGAAAGAAAAGTGCAGATGATCAATGACGGAATTCCTCCTATCTGGGAGGAGGGCCTTGGCGACCTGATGAAAAAGCATGCTGAAAAGAATCTCATAGCAACATCTGACTATGATTATGCTGTGCAGAACTCGGATGTTTCCTTCATTTGTGTTGGAACTCCATCCAACGAGCATGGCAATATCGATCTGTCCATCGTAGGCCATGCCTGCAAGAGCCTTGGTATGGCAATGGCAAAGAAGGACGGATTCCACATTGTAGTAGTGAAAAGCACAGTGGTTCCGGAAACCACCGAGGAGATAGTCCTTCCTTTACTTGAGGAGCACTCAGGCAAGGTCGCTGGTAAGGACTTCGGCGTTGCAATGAACCCTGAGTTCCTGAGAGAAGGCAAGGCCGTCTATGATTTCATGAACCCTGACAAGATCGTTGTTGGAAGCATTGACGAAAGAACAGGTGCCCTTGTTGCGGAGCTGTACCGGGACCTGGACTGTGAGGTTACAAGGACAACACCGCGTACTGCTGAGATGATCAAGTACGTGAACAATTCTTTCCTTGCAACAAAGATATCGTTCTCCAATGAGATCGGCAATATCTGCAAGCGCCTGGGTATCGACACCTATGAGGTAATGAAAGCCGTGGGCGCGGATTTTCGTATCTCCGAATATTTCCTGAACTCAGGCGCAGGTTTTGGTGGCTCCTGCTTCCCCAAGGATGTCAGGGCTCTTATCGGGAAGGCAAAGGAGATCGATTATTATCCTTCTCTCCTTGAATCCGTGATCGAGGTGAATGAGCTCCAGCCATTGCAGATGGTGGAACTTCTTGAAAAGCACGCAGTGGATGTCAAGGGTAAAAGAGTGGCTGTACTGGGACTTGCTTTCAAGAACCAGACGGATGATATCCGCGAGTCACGTTCCATTCCTGTCATAAGGAAACTTCTTGAGCTCGGTGCCGATGTTGCTGCATACGACCCAATGGCAACAGACAACATGAAGGGCCTGATCGAGAACATAAAGTACTGCGATAGTGCTGCAGAGGCACTGAAGGGTGCGGTTGCATGTCTGGTCATGACCGAATGGGATGAGTTCAGGGAACTGGGTCCTGAATTTGAAGCTATGAAGAACAAGGTAGTGATCGATGGCAGGAAGATGATCGATCCTGAAAATCTCAAAGAGGATATTGTTTACGAAGGTCTTTGCTGGTGA
- the cbiQ gene encoding cobalt ECF transporter T component CbiQ produces the protein MGIGLTDIERESYKDSPVHRLDGRIKIIAFISIVFYVASLPRMDDANFAKLLVLESYLLLLMVIGNLNLLYVLARIIAVIPFGLGLAIFQPFIRQPFIETFTVYPMSLPFGLTITYEGLDFGLMLMARFIVCVTSVIVLSSTMRMNDLVVSARRLGIPREFTLLLTMMVRYLFVFWSVLKRIRVAQKSRLFDMWNKDVPRRWILEQVGNTISSLFVQSYEQGERTYVGMLCRGYGNDHSNLYFRKSKMQGKDTFFGIFTIGLILFVHIFL, from the coding sequence ATGGGAATAGGACTAACTGATATCGAAAGGGAATCCTATAAGGACAGCCCTGTTCACAGGCTGGATGGCCGTATCAAGATAATAGCCTTTATCAGTATTGTGTTCTATGTGGCATCTCTCCCAAGAATGGATGATGCGAACTTTGCTAAGCTTCTTGTCCTTGAAAGCTACCTGCTTTTATTGATGGTGATCGGTAATTTGAATCTTCTTTACGTTCTGGCAAGGATCATTGCAGTAATTCCATTTGGATTGGGCCTTGCGATATTCCAGCCGTTTATCAGGCAGCCTTTCATCGAAACGTTCACAGTTTATCCAATGTCACTTCCCTTTGGTCTGACCATCACCTATGAAGGGCTGGATTTTGGCCTGATGCTTATGGCAAGGTTCATTGTGTGTGTGACATCTGTTATTGTTTTGTCTTCCACAATGAGGATGAATGACCTAGTAGTTTCTGCAAGGAGGCTTGGTATTCCCAGGGAGTTTACTCTTCTCCTGACAATGATGGTAAGGTATCTCTTCGTTTTCTGGAGTGTTCTCAAAAGAATACGCGTGGCGCAGAAGTCCCGTCTGTTCGATATGTGGAACAAGGATGTTCCCCGAAGATGGATACTGGAGCAGGTTGGCAATACCATAAGCTCACTTTTCGTGCAGTCCTATGAGCAGGGTGAAAGGACATACGTTGGAATGCTTTGCAGAGGATACGGTAATGACCACAGTAATCTATATTTCCGCAAGTCGAAGATGCAGGGAAAGGATACATTTTTTGGTATTTTTACCATAGGTTTAATTTTGTTTGTTCATATATTCCTATGA
- a CDS encoding energy-coupling factor ABC transporter ATP-binding protein, with the protein MAPENSIIELRNLSYKYSSSDAKALDNIDLSITSGEKIAILGANGAGKSTLFKHLNGILSPSSGEVMINGETISKKTIRKARQTVGIVFQNPDDQIFSPTVEEDIAFGPMNMGLSEDEVKERIETALELVNLKGFESRAPHHLSGGQKKLVAIAGVLAMRPEVVVLDEPTAGLDPLNAGQVMDIIDRMNRELNMTVVLSTHDVDIIPTFADRICIIDHGKILATGTPKEIFRDHDLIQKAHLRMPRIAEVFELLQDEGIDARIQIAPADARDEIIRVIDQSGKQGITE; encoded by the coding sequence ATGGCTCCTGAAAACTCTATTATTGAACTTAGGAATCTTTCTTATAAATATTCCAGCAGTGATGCAAAAGCACTCGATAACATTGATCTGTCTATTACTTCAGGTGAGAAGATCGCTATCCTTGGAGCCAATGGTGCAGGCAAGTCAACCCTTTTCAAGCATCTTAATGGCATCCTTTCCCCCTCTTCAGGTGAGGTCATGATCAATGGGGAAACGATATCAAAGAAGACGATCCGCAAAGCTCGCCAGACGGTGGGTATTGTTTTCCAGAACCCCGATGACCAGATATTCTCCCCAACTGTGGAGGAAGACATTGCCTTTGGTCCTATGAACATGGGGCTGTCGGAAGATGAGGTTAAAGAGAGGATCGAAACTGCACTTGAGCTTGTGAATCTGAAAGGATTTGAGAGTCGCGCTCCTCATCATCTGAGTGGGGGACAGAAAAAGCTTGTTGCTATTGCCGGTGTGCTTGCAATGCGTCCTGAGGTAGTGGTCCTTGATGAACCCACGGCAGGACTTGATCCGCTCAATGCCGGTCAGGTGATGGATATCATTGACAGGATGAACCGGGAACTTAACATGACGGTCGTTCTCTCAACACATGATGTTGATATTATTCCGACATTTGCTGACAGGATATGCATCATTGATCATGGCAAGATACTGGCAACAGGCACTCCAAAAGAAATATTCCGGGATCATGACCTGATACAGAAAGCCCATCTGCGTATGCCCAGGATCGCTGAGGTCTTTGAACTTTTACAGGATGAGGGCATAGATGCCCGGATACAGATCGCTCCTGCAGATGCAAGGGATGAGATCATCCGTGTAATCGATCAGAGCGGAAAACAGGGCATAACGGAGTAA
- the cbiM gene encoding cobalt transporter CbiM has protein sequence MHIPDSFMPLSQALVYWAIALPFIFMSFRWARRDMDDMKIPILAALSAGIFAIQALNIPIGMGTSGHMVGAALVAIIFGSPFAGVLVLTLVLLVQGIVFADGGITVMGANILNMGVISGFIGYYSFVALRSRKIDIKIAAFFGAWLGLFVSAIATAVEMSIAGTFPLVPGLVAMGTFHFVIGIIGEGLITAIAIAAIAKARPDLVDSKITEGSKEATL, from the coding sequence ATGCATATACCAGATTCATTTATGCCGCTATCCCAGGCACTTGTTTACTGGGCAATAGCGCTTCCATTCATTTTTATGTCCTTCAGGTGGGCACGAAGAGATATGGATGATATGAAAATACCAATTCTTGCAGCTTTATCTGCAGGAATTTTTGCAATACAGGCACTGAACATCCCTATAGGAATGGGAACCAGTGGCCACATGGTCGGAGCTGCACTTGTAGCCATAATCTTTGGAAGTCCTTTTGCCGGAGTTCTTGTACTGACACTTGTATTACTGGTACAGGGAATCGTGTTCGCTGACGGAGGAATTACTGTAATGGGTGCCAATATCCTGAATATGGGTGTCATCTCAGGCTTTATAGGCTACTACTCATTCGTCGCACTCAGAAGTAGAAAGATCGACATCAAGATCGCAGCATTTTTCGGTGCATGGCTGGGACTCTTTGTATCAGCTATTGCAACAGCAGTAGAAATGAGCATTGCAGGTACATTCCCGCTTGTACCGGGACTCGTTGCAATGGGAACATTCCACTTTGTCATAGGCATCATTGGAGAAGGACTAATTACCGCAATTGCTATTGCAGCCATCGCAAAAGCACGTCCTGACCTTGTAGACAGCAAGATCACAGAAGGTTCAAAGGAGGCAACATTGTGA
- a CDS encoding PDGLE domain-containing protein: MTSQNMKLLYAGIAIALLISVLAPFLASPDPDGLESAAESVIDEERFAELEEAEPAIESPMPDYSIEGQGKLGEIVAISAGTIAILLISFGLGKVLKANKAN; encoded by the coding sequence GTGACAAGCCAGAACATGAAACTCCTGTACGCAGGAATTGCCATCGCACTCCTGATATCAGTACTTGCACCATTCCTTGCATCTCCAGACCCAGACGGTCTGGAAAGTGCTGCTGAAAGTGTTATTGATGAAGAAAGATTCGCTGAACTCGAAGAAGCAGAACCTGCAATCGAATCCCCTATGCCTGATTACTCCATAGAAGGACAGGGAAAACTTGGTGAGATCGTTGCTATTTCCGCAGGAACGATAGCTATCCTTCTCATAAGCTTTGGACTTGGAAAAGTCCTGAAGGCAAACAAAGCTAACTAA
- a CDS encoding PINc/VapC family ATPase has translation MEEKEITRVVPDTSVIIDGLVSEMIAEGGYEGVSIIIPEAMVAELESQANRGLEIGNKGLDELKQLQEMAKEGLIDISFIGERPTIEERKYAREGAVDAIIRSCAEEAGATFVTGDRVQYDVAVAKGMDVEYLPPRKAEFITLHIEDFFTDDTMSVHLKNKVVPMGKRGSIRNVEFVEIRDTPCTSGELKEITRELLERARADPESFIEMSLNGATVLQIRDMRIAISNPPFSDDVEITAVRPVASVKLDEYRLGDKLKERILGQRGILVSGPPGAGKSTFGAGVATFLHEHDYVVKTMESPRDLQVPREITQYAPLEGSMEKTADVLLLVRPDYTIYDEVRKTRDFEIFADMRLAGVGMIGVVHANRAIDAVQRLIGRVELGVIPQVVDTVIFIDKGEVAQVQTLEFTVKVPSGMMEDDLARPVIVVSDFETSTPEFEIYTFGEQVVVMPISTSGGERKPVWSLAESEIRDVVQRYTSGPVEVEMVSDTSAVVKVFEKEISKVIGKSGAVIDEIERIVGVHIDVRELKEQGRTTKSKSKGGDRNRFSGSSYRPTIEHTKKHVILNVPEIASQDVEIYAGDDYLFTATVGRHGDVKVRSNSAIAHSIMDAVDDGEPILVKVL, from the coding sequence ATGGAAGAAAAAGAGATAACAAGGGTAGTTCCGGATACAAGTGTCATTATTGATGGTCTTGTATCTGAAATGATCGCTGAAGGGGGATATGAAGGGGTTTCAATAATCATTCCTGAGGCCATGGTAGCAGAACTTGAATCACAGGCAAACCGCGGGCTTGAGATCGGCAACAAAGGGCTTGATGAGCTAAAGCAGCTGCAGGAAATGGCAAAAGAGGGACTTATAGATATATCTTTCATCGGTGAGCGTCCGACAATAGAAGAGAGAAAATATGCCCGGGAGGGCGCTGTGGATGCCATAATCCGTTCCTGTGCAGAAGAAGCAGGTGCCACTTTTGTAACAGGGGACAGGGTGCAGTATGATGTTGCTGTGGCAAAGGGAATGGACGTGGAGTACCTTCCACCTAGAAAGGCCGAGTTCATTACTCTTCATATTGAGGATTTCTTTACTGACGACACGATGTCCGTACACCTGAAGAACAAAGTTGTTCCAATGGGCAAACGCGGTTCCATCAGGAATGTGGAATTCGTGGAAATAAGGGATACACCTTGCACTTCAGGCGAATTGAAAGAGATAACACGTGAGCTTCTTGAACGTGCACGTGCCGACCCTGAATCCTTTATCGAGATGTCACTTAACGGTGCTACCGTACTGCAGATCCGGGACATGCGAATAGCTATCTCAAACCCTCCATTTTCAGATGATGTAGAGATCACGGCAGTACGCCCTGTAGCCTCGGTAAAGCTGGATGAGTACCGTCTGGGCGATAAGCTCAAGGAGAGGATACTTGGACAGCGTGGAATTCTGGTATCTGGTCCTCCGGGAGCGGGCAAGTCCACATTCGGAGCAGGAGTTGCCACTTTCCTGCATGAACACGATTACGTCGTAAAGACAATGGAGTCCCCAAGGGACCTGCAGGTTCCCAGGGAGATCACACAGTATGCACCCCTTGAGGGAAGCATGGAAAAGACCGCAGACGTTCTGTTGCTTGTAAGGCCTGACTATACTATCTACGATGAGGTCCGCAAGACCCGTGATTTCGAGATATTTGCGGACATGAGGCTTGCAGGCGTCGGTATGATCGGTGTGGTGCATGCCAATCGTGCCATCGATGCTGTCCAGAGGCTCATCGGCAGGGTGGAGTTAGGTGTTATTCCACAGGTTGTAGATACGGTTATCTTTATTGACAAAGGAGAGGTTGCCCAGGTGCAGACCCTTGAGTTTACAGTAAAGGTGCCTTCAGGGATGATGGAGGACGATCTTGCAAGACCTGTTATTGTAGTTTCCGATTTTGAGACCTCAACACCGGAGTTTGAGATATATACCTTCGGTGAGCAGGTTGTCGTCATGCCCATATCTACTTCAGGCGGGGAGAGGAAACCTGTCTGGTCCCTTGCGGAGAGCGAGATAAGGGATGTTGTCCAGCGCTATACCAGTGGTCCGGTTGAGGTCGAAATGGTCTCCGACACAAGTGCTGTTGTGAAGGTTTTCGAAAAGGAGATCTCAAAGGTGATCGGTAAGAGCGGTGCGGTGATCGATGAGATCGAGAGGATCGTAGGTGTCCATATCGATGTGCGTGAGCTCAAGGAACAGGGTCGTACGACTAAGAGCAAGAGCAAAGGAGGAGATCGTAACAGGTTCTCAGGAAGCAGCTACCGCCCTACCATCGAGCACACAAAGAAGCATGTGATACTGAACGTTCCTGAGATCGCTTCACAGGATGTTGAGATATATGCAGGCGATGATTACCTGTTCACTGCAACAGTTGGTCGTCATGGTGATGTCAAGGTCAGAAGCAATTCTGCCATTGCCCACAGCATTATGGATGCGGTGGATGACGGAGAGCCTATCCTTGTGAAAGTCTTGTAA
- the hisI gene encoding phosphoribosyl-AMP cyclohydrolase has translation MLDLDNLKYDDNGLIIAIAQDDKTNEVLMVAYMNRESLKLTIETGIAHYWSRSRQKLWKKGESSGHMQTVHEMLVDCDMDAIVMKIEQKGGACHTGHRSCFYRNIEGDVVGEKVFDPDEVY, from the coding sequence ATGCTAGATCTTGACAATCTCAAATATGATGACAATGGTCTTATCATAGCAATTGCGCAGGATGATAAGACCAATGAGGTCCTGATGGTCGCCTACATGAACAGGGAGTCCCTCAAGCTTACCATTGAGACCGGTATCGCTCACTACTGGAGTCGTAGCAGGCAGAAACTGTGGAAGAAAGGAGAAAGCTCCGGTCACATGCAGACAGTACACGAGATGCTGGTGGATTGCGATATGGATGCGATCGTAATGAAGATCGAACAGAAAGGCGGAGCATGCCACACCGGCCACAGGTCATGTTTCTACCGCAATATCGAAGGAGATGTTGTTGGGGAAAAGGTCTTTGATCCCGATGAGGTCTACTAA
- a CDS encoding RAD55 family ATPase gives MDYSFDGSGGYRVPTGLVGLDVQLGGGVPPGTTILILAEPGASSELFAQQFVYGGLLNNEEVYYFSAEHPIPEIIEDMKNFGWDIDEYVENGKMDFIDAYTLRFCNILPKGIACSLSAKDFLKQNADTMNQLKASTSKERKGQYRGVIDSISYFLRSYDMKTVTEAIEYISSIGKLTNAVQLILMTGGTHDPKVENGLKSICDGVLEFRMKERGSEIERTILVRKMRGMIPPDKTISYNITNKGIELETTTRVL, from the coding sequence ATGGATTACAGTTTCGATGGATCAGGGGGTTACAGGGTTCCGACGGGTTTGGTAGGACTTGACGTTCAGCTTGGGGGAGGAGTCCCTCCGGGAACTACCATATTGATACTTGCAGAACCCGGCGCAAGCTCAGAGTTATTTGCACAGCAGTTCGTTTATGGGGGACTGTTGAACAACGAGGAAGTCTACTATTTTTCTGCAGAACACCCAATTCCGGAAATAATTGAGGATATGAAGAACTTCGGATGGGATATTGACGAATATGTAGAGAACGGGAAAATGGATTTCATTGATGCTTACACCTTAAGGTTCTGTAATATACTGCCAAAAGGAATTGCATGCAGCCTCTCAGCCAAGGATTTCCTTAAGCAGAACGCTGATACGATGAACCAGTTGAAGGCATCCACCTCCAAAGAGAGAAAGGGACAATACAGGGGTGTCATCGATTCAATATCATATTTCCTCAGGTCCTATGACATGAAAACGGTCACTGAAGCTATTGAATACATATCTTCTATCGGGAAGCTGACAAATGCCGTTCAACTTATTCTTATGACCGGTGGAACACACGATCCAAAAGTTGAGAACGGGCTCAAAAGCATTTGCGACGGCGTCCTTGAATTCCGCATGAAAGAACGTGGAAGCGAGATAGAGAGAACGATACTGGTACGCAAGATGAGGGGAATGATCCCTCCTGACAAGACCATTTCATATAATATCACTAACAAAGGAATTGAACTGGAAACTACGACCAGAGTTCTCTGA
- a CDS encoding iron-sulfur cluster assembly accessory protein, translating to MIEITDVAATELKALLEAEDKQDHALRIFVAGMGCSGVQYGMALDNEIKEEDVTVDSKDVKIVMGPDISEQLEKATIDYIETDGGKGFIIDNPMAASGCSSCGGSCH from the coding sequence ATGATCGAGATAACAGATGTTGCTGCAACAGAATTGAAAGCATTGCTCGAAGCTGAGGACAAACAGGACCATGCTCTGAGGATCTTTGTTGCAGGTATGGGATGCAGCGGCGTCCAGTACGGAATGGCACTCGACAACGAGATCAAGGAAGAGGATGTCACCGTCGACAGCAAGGATGTTAAGATCGTAATGGGCCCTGATATCAGCGAACAGCTGGAGAAAGCAACCATCGATTACATCGAGACAGATGGCGGCAAAGGATTCATCATCGATAACCCAATGGCTGCAAGCGGATGCAGCAGCTGCGGTGGCAGTTGCCACTAA
- a CDS encoding nascent polypeptide-associated complex protein: MIPGMGGRGMNPKKVKQMMKQMGINIDEIEDVEQVIIRTADKDIVFNDASVSIMNAQGVDTYQVTGTPEEVPRELAIPEDDVRLVAEQTGASDEAALEALKNANGDLAEAILALSA, from the coding sequence ATGATTCCAGGTATGGGCGGAAGGGGCATGAACCCCAAAAAGGTCAAACAGATGATGAAACAGATGGGCATCAACATCGACGAGATAGAAGATGTGGAACAGGTCATCATAAGGACCGCGGACAAGGATATAGTATTCAATGACGCAAGTGTAAGCATAATGAATGCACAGGGAGTTGACACATATCAGGTAACAGGTACTCCTGAAGAAGTACCACGTGAACTTGCAATCCCTGAAGATGATGTGAGACTTGTGGCAGAGCAGACCGGTGCAAGCGATGAAGCTGCCCTTGAAGCTCTCAAAAATGCTAACGGGGATCTGGCAGAAGCAATTCTTGCCCTTTCCGCATGA